The stretch of DNA GCTCAAGATGAAGTGATTGCAGACATATGCTACAATGAGTAGTTCTATCATCCCTTTATTTTCTTTCCCCTAGTGAAACATAATTTCTCCAATGCCCCACCCCCAAAAACCTATATAATTTCTCCAAAAATTCCCGCAACGTAGTTCTATCATCCctttattttctttccccttttgcgCTCAAAACTAGGGCTGACAAAGATCGCCGAGTTTGAAAACTTCTAACCCTAGCAGACAATATGTCCAACAAAATTAAGATAAtgactccgatcaaaatatgcccTTGAATTTATTATATTAGGAAATAACAACAAAACAACAACCAATATATTCAGGATCAACGAGATCGAGGAAGTCGAACCTCAAAAGCCAAATGATACATTAAACGTCATACTACGCGATAAACAAGATGAACTATCACAACAGAATCACAAACGAGCATCAAACTGCAAGCGCTTACCTTACCGCAGTTTTGCCACCATAAGATCGCCCAGGGAGAGGGCAAGAATGTTGACCAAGCCGACGAAATCCCAAGAAAGAGGAACGGACCGATTGGACCAGAATAGAAGTTCAAATTAGAAGATCCGAAGAGGAATTCTCGGGCTCTTGATGGAGAAGATCCGCGATTTGGGTCGGCAAGCGGGAACCCGATCGGAAGAAATCGCAAGGAGGTCAGGGGGATTTCAAAGAACGAAGAGAGTGCGTGTGAGAGAAGACTTCGGAGGAAACCGGTCCGGTCCGGTCGAAGTGCCCCTTCGCGGTTCTGTCACGGAGTCGGCCGCGTAACTTCGACCAAGTATTACCTCAAACCAGATCTAGAGCACAGGCAACCTGAACTCAATCGAACCGCTTTGGTTCGACGTCAGGCGAACCCAACGCATACAGGACCGGAAAGGGTCGCCTGACCTGGAACCAATCTGGAGAAGATAAGGGTCGTCGTCTTCCTGCTTTGATTTCTTCTTCTGCGTTCAAGTGGTCTTAGAAAGAGTCGCCTCCGATTTGGCGTGTTCTTATCGCCGGAAGCTTACGCATCAGCAATTGAGAAACTGGAGATACTGGAGAAGGAGCTCAAAGGAAGGAAGTTTCTCGATGGAGAAACCATCTGCGAGTAGATTTATAGTTCGAGTTCAAACAGGTGGTGACCTCAATCTTCACAGTTCTTCAGATCAGTGAGCATTGTCGAAACATTGGCTCCCATATATTAACTTATAACTTCTTCGGAAGAACAAACGTGCCTGTGGTACACATGATCTCTCACGCATGGCCTTTGCAGACCAAAAATGCAATTGTACATCAGTTCATCACCTCATTATCACTGAAATAAATTCAACTCAGTTTAATCTATGCTTCTCGAAATGGTTGTAGAAAGAAGTGCTTTGGTTTTTATATGAGATATATAGAGTACAATACCAACAGCAGAAGTCCTTGCTTTCCTCTGACAATAAGCAGGACAACACACCTTCCAAAGAAATGAAGAAATGGAGTCCATCCTCAACATTGACAATCACAGTAGACTTAAGGCAATGAAAGAATTACAGAGGGAAAACATGCTAACATTCAGGATTAGGTTGTAAACCacctgaagagagagagagagagagagagagagagagagagagaagggcggTGAACAGAATATACTGGTGTTTTAATGCAGTTTCTGTTTCTAAGCAGCTTGGTCTTGCGCTTCCTCCTCGGATGTCCAAACAACTTCCTTGAGGCTGTTAGAGAGATTCTTATAGAACTGCAGATAGAAAAATGATTAGGATCAGCAAAACTGCTCAAAAGAACAACATAAAATTGCTCAATTCAGATTTTGGCAACAGTTGCCTGAACTTTTTAGTATATTCAGCCTCAGGATCAGGGGAGAAGTAACTTTTGGGCTGGATAAGTTTCATGCTGTTTCCAACTCATAATAGTGAAGAAAACTTGGTTTTGTTTAGAACTCATAATACTCTCATCAGTGGGCTTCTTTTCATCCCCAAATGAGAAAACTTGTTTTCTAATTATCTTACCTAAATATCTTCGCCGTCTAGTGAGTGAAATGTCGTATCACACAATTTTATATGCTCTAATGAGAAATGTAAAGACCCATACAAAATACAGGATATGAAGACATAATGTTGAAGAAGGATGAAGATTTACGCTTCCTTGAAGAATTGCTTTAAAAAAAGTGAGAAGATAATTGCACCATTATAGACAAGTGCATGGATTTGCTTTTCAAGGGACAGGCTGGTAGTGAACATAAAGAGGAAGCAATAATTGAGCTAAGATAGTATGTAATGATGCTGTAGCATCAGTATGTTCAACTCATTAGCATTAAGTGCAAAAGTCAAGCTGGGATGAACATAAAGATTCTTTTGTCATCTAGAAGACTCGAGTAATACCTAATGGTTGCATGGCCCATCAAATAGTTAGTTCAAGTTTGTTTTAGTACCTTATGGAATTCCAAAGTGTCTCCTTTTGCTTTTCGCACCTCTACCATATGAAGAGAGGGTGCCACTTGAAAAATCTGAGAATTGATGGAAGAAGCATCAGCAAAAAGGATTAATCCCTCAACATAAGTTCTGCACCTTTCACAGTACCTCAGTTGCGACTTTGAGATTCCCTTTCCTCCCAGCTTTTATGTTTTCCAGCTTCATCTGAATGGCAAAAAGGGTAGACAATGAAGTACTGCAAAGTGGTATTTGTTAAGAGATACTTCATATGAAATGGACATGACACCTTGTAATTCTTTTTCTGAACATCAAATCCAAGTGGTTTTGCAGCTTCTTCAATCTTGCTGATAATTTCATTGGCTGGACATGTTGCTGTAAATCTTGTTTCCCTTTTGAATTCCTGTAACAAAAAGGAAgtgcaaatgaatcaaaaacatcgCCACTACCAAGTTTGAGCAACTATCCCCAGGGAAGAATCAGAATACAGGTATTCTTGATATGCTGTTAGACAATAAAGAGAAAAAGAGCTTGACAACTAAGCTGCATAGCACCAGAACATGTCACAGTATCAATTGTTTGATGGAGATCCAGAGTGGAATCTTCATCTTGCTTGAATGCAAGTTATGCAACACAAATGAAATAAAGTCAAACATCTGAACCTGTTCTACGTCAAACAAATTGCCAAGATCAAGGCCCTTTGACATCGATATCAGTTCAAAGGCATTCATTGATGTTGGttgttcttccttctccttcacaTGATGTTCCTGTAATAGAAATGCACATTTTCTTTATACGACCATAAGTCATAAATGTCACAGATGacttataaaagaaaatattttagtaGGCTTTGACGAAAGTAATAATAAGATTTTTAGAACAAGTCAGTGAAGATCATCTTCGACTCACTTCTGAGTCTTTGAAAACGGCATCCACATCATCCAAATTTGCATCATATTTTTCCTCAAACACAGGGGGCTTGTAGCCTTTCTTGAACCAGTCATCCTTCAATATCTCTGGAATAGTTATACGCTGCCATTATTTCATAAGAAGCTGGTCAGCTATAATGCTTAGGCAAATGAAGCACTCTTGTCCAGCTTAACAAAGCAAAGACATTTGTTCTGTTAAGAACAAATTCAGGTTAAAAACACAACATAGTTAAGATAAccaaataaatagataaaaccTAGTATGGATGTGTCCATAATTTGGTGAATTCGAATGAGAATCCACGGTAATCGGTCATATCTAACTTCTTACGTTTATATGCTTATTAAATGACAAGCCATTTTATACTGCATCACATTCTCATTTTAAGTTGCCAAAGAGTACTTACTGTCACTGGATTTGGATCCAGTATTCTGGACAATAATTTCATGGCATCAAAAGAAAGCCAAGATGGGCATGTAAACTCAGCAGCTGAAATCTGCATGTAAAAGAAGTATTCTCAATTTCCGCAAACACATGTAGAAATGCAGTGTGATGCAGAAATCCTATGTACAGTGTAATGCTCACTTTGTTGTACAAGGTCATAAGATTAGAATCCTCAAAAGGCAAGTATCCTGCTAACAGTACAAATAGGATGACTCCACATGACCATAAATCTGCAGTTGCTCCATCATAACCTCTATCATTGAGAACCTAATGAGAAGAAATCTATCTTAGTCAAATACAGTTTTTAACCTCAGAAGTAGTGTCAAGCATTGCAGCCATAGGATAGTCATCTGCACCTCTGGAGCAACATAATTTGGAGTACCACAGGCAGTATGAAGCAAGCCATCATCCTGGAAAAAATATCATTGAGATTTGAAGTTCAGATATCAATCTTGAGGACTAACAATTAGCCATAGGATAAATGAACCTACAAACAACTAGTATCGAAATCTTATAGGTTGTAAACATAATGTAGTTAAATTCAGTAAAACTGCTCATTAATGTATCTACTAAGTACACAAATAAGAGACCTTTAAAACAATTTATCTCTTGGTTTTTGTTTAACTATTGTGGAGTTTACAATGGAGTCAACCTTCATTTTTCAAAAACCATATTTGATTTTGAATTAGCAGGAGCAATCGTATTTTACAGTATACCGGTTCAATTCTCCATACATACACACATTGTTGCCATTGAAAAGTCTGCATACTTACATAATCTTCTTATATATTTCCTTGTGAAAAGTTTCCAAAGATACATATGAATGTATTTCCAAAATATAATATAcactttcatttctttggaaTAGAAAAAAGAACTATGGATAAACATGTGAAAAACTTTGATAATCTCCAATCTGAACAACAAGGATTACCCTGACTTGCCGAGATAGAGCACTTAAGCCAAAATCAGAAACTTTCAGGTTCCCGTAAGCATCAAGGAGTAAGTTTTCTGGCTATCAAAATGCATGGAGGAAGCGAAGTCAGTACTGTCGAAATCAATGAACAGTTCATCATCATAGGAACATCCAGCATCAAACAGTATACCTTCAGATCACGGTGGTAAACTCCCCTGCTATGGCAATAGTCCACAGCATTAATTAGTTGTTGGAAATATCTTCGTGCTTCATCCTCCCTCATCCGGCCATGGTTTACCTTAATGATTCGATTTTAGAAATATTAGTGGAGAAGAAAATGATGGCAAACATAAACAGAGACTAGGTTGGAAAAAATACAAATCAGTAGGAGATGATAATACATGTCATATTTTCTAGAGAAAACTTTATTCTATTAAAAAATTTCAACCTTTACTTAGAAGAAACATGTGCATCAAAATTCCATCTTACTATTTTGTCTAGGAGCTCTCCCCCTGTGACAAATTCAAGTACAATGAAGATCTTTGTTTTGCTACCCATCACCTGAAATTATACAAGCAATTATTAGCTAAGAAAAGTGAATACTAAAATCATTTAAAAAAACAGATGTTAACAGAAAGTTCAAGTCCACACTTTCTTCAAAATTTAAGATCTAGTGCATGCTTCTCGTAGCTATAATATATATCCAAACTTGAAGAAAAAGTTTCAGTGCCATAGCAAACATATATACCATAGAACAAATATACAAGGACAATTTTTGATGAATCAACTCAATCATAAATCTGaatcaagaaagaaaacaaaatgaaTGCAGTGACAAGATCCCGAATATACATAAATAGAAAATTGGCTTCTTAAAGTAATTACTTCTTTATTGTGGTGCAATTTTCGTATTTGAGAAAGGAAATGTGGGGTTGAGCCTAATAGACCTTTGACTTTTGGTTGTAAAAAATTCAATGAGATGTCAATTAATGTGATGAAGGAAATGGTGTGAATGAATCAAAAAACCACGAA from Musa acuminata AAA Group cultivar baxijiao chromosome BXJ2-11, Cavendish_Baxijiao_AAA, whole genome shotgun sequence encodes:
- the LOC135626686 gene encoding CBL-interacting protein kinase 32-like — its product is MNTTKVKRRVGKYELGRTIGEGTFAKVKFARNIETGEPVAIKILDKEKVLKHKLVEQIKREIATMKLIKHPHVVRIYEVMGSKTKIFIVLEFVTGGELLDKIVNHGRMREDEARRYFQQLINAVDYCHSRGVYHRDLKPENLLLDAYGNLKVSDFGLSALSRQVRDDGLLHTACGTPNYVAPEVLNDRGYDGATADLWSCGVILFVLLAGYLPFEDSNLMTLYNKISAAEFTCPSWLSFDAMKLLSRILDPNPVTRITIPEILKDDWFKKGYKPPVFEEKYDANLDDVDAVFKDSEEHHVKEKEEQPTSMNAFELISMSKGLDLGNLFDVEQEFKRETRFTATCPANEIISKIEEAAKPLGFDVQKKNYKMKLENIKAGRKGNLKVATEIFQVAPSLHMVEVRKAKGDTLEFHKFYKNLSNSLKEVVWTSEEEAQDQAA